The Dermacentor silvarum isolate Dsil-2018 chromosome 7, BIME_Dsil_1.4, whole genome shotgun sequence genomic sequence ATTTCGGCAGCATAAGTTGTCACATTGCGTAATCCTGTAAAAAGCAGAGCCTTTAAACAGCACATTTGTAGAGGTAGTAAAATCGGCTATGCGTATAAGCCGATTGGTCTGATGCGCTCTCTCCAGCGGAGCAAGCGCCGTCCTGCAATGTTACTGCCGTTCTCCTCTTGGACAGAAACCACAAGGAAAAAGGAATACGGGAGAAGAGGAGGGCTGTCCTTCCCGAACGGTCCACAACAGCGCCTAAACTTCAGATGCACCAAAGCATTTTCACGACAGCACATGGGTCTCAGACATGCACATTACATGGCTTTCGGCGACGAACAGGTCCCGAAACTTCGGTGAGTGGCTCGTACATGTGCCACTTGCAGCACGTGTCATTTGCATTGACGTATTTATTTTGGCAGTCtcgcccgaaggcgaagcattaaAGGCAGGGGTTCTTTGAATTATGAAATCATCTAATCCAACATGGATATCCGAGAAACACGATTTTCGAATATCGAAGATTCCCAACCTCCAAGCAAGTGATGTAATAAGTTCAATGAAGCCATTTTGGCAACTAAAGGACAGTTAACAATATTTTAATAGTGTCATTCCATGTATCCCTTTACGTTAACATTGAAATTACGCTACGTCTGTCATTACGTTAGCAACTCGGTGCCAGACAAACTGAGAAGCTAATAAATGATAAACAAATGGCAGTGCGCTCACATCGAGCGCACCTTGAGAATGAcagtaataaaaaaaacagaACGCAACCATATTCAAGTGTAGCAGCTAAAGGCAATAATACAGCACCACACgttttgaagaaatgaaaaagTGGTGAGATTGGACAAAAAATTTAATTGCTTTCTTTTGACTGAGACAGATAGTTTTTAGGCTGCCTAAGCCGACACATGCTTACTGAACGCTTGGTGGCTATTATGCATAAGTGACTACCTGCCTTCACTTCTTCATCAGCTACTTCGTCTGCACAACAGCCGTGGTTCAGCTGTACCAGAATCATTTAAAAATGTCTTCGCCTCCATCAGTGTTTTTCGCTCTAGACTGCAAATACTGATGTTCTCCCTCATAGTGCTCGAAATAAGCGAATTTACAGAGCTTTGAATCGTGAATTTTTGAAGAGATGCGAACTGAATAACTATTCCATTCTCATTTTAATGTTCGAATGTTCGCGCCCCTAATTTAGAGCAATCGTAAGCTTAATAGTGAAGCAGCACGCGAGACAACTGCTTCCTAGCAGTTGCTTCCGAGCATCGACACCAATCTCGATGAAGCACCAGGTGGGAAAACGTTGCCACTTCTCAGAGCCCAATAATACGATCAAATTTCCCTTGGCGTTCACTCCCCCATTACCCTTAGACCTGTGTATTCAGCAAGGTGTGGTGTGTATGTACAATGCTGTTCAGTAATAACGCTAATGCGTGTGCTCCAGCTAGCTGATTTAGTGGAACATCACAGTACTTCCATTTGGCTTGGTCGCTTTTGCGGCGAAACGTACTGCGCGTCTCTGCGGATTTTATGAACCGCTGTTTTACTTCAACAAATACTTCAACAAAAGGAAGACTTCAGAGCCGTCGACAGTGCAAACACGCtatgagtgtccgtataattgctatagcaataaataTACGAAAGAAAGCCAGCAGTAGTGGTCACCCGAACTCGATTTATAGAAGCCACAAGCCGATCCAGCTTAAGACGCAACAGGTTTTTAGGCAAGATGCACTGGCGACTTTCTGAACGCGCACCTATCACGTTAGGCACGCTACCTGCGGCCTCAAAGGAAGCAATCAGAGTAAGCGGAAATACAAAACACCGCTCAATAATGCGGGGCGGCAACATTGCGAGAGGGTAGATTGCACACGTAGCGTACTGGGACGAGTCAACTTTTCTTGGCGTCAGTGTGCCACAAAAGCGCAACGATTCGGCAGTTCCTGCGTTTCAGCAGCGACCGAAGAATGTCGAAAGCACTACACATTTCTTTTCCttagcatttctttttttataagcATGCAACAATACCATCATGTAGTATGTCAGTGAACATTTCTAAAGTAAAGTATTTAAAAGGTTACCTCGCGCAATATTTCCAGTCAAACTAACATATGCAGCTCTTCCTTGTCATTTTTTACTGTCTTCAGACTCAGATCATGCAACTAACAAGTAAGCTCATTCGTCGTGCACAAATTAAAATAGTTCACTGAACGTGCATAAGGCTTTCGCATGCAAAAAAATGCGCGATGATTGTGTATTATAGCCGTCTATCTCTTTGTTCGATGGCGAGATGCAAATGTTTGGTGATGCTCCGGTTGTGTACACATGCCATAACCTGTGCGCACCTCCTCAAGCCTCTCACCTTAACTCCCTCATTGTCAATGGCACTGATGAGCGCTCGAGCGTAGAGATACAAGACGCCGCCGTGCAGCATGGCTTTGGTGCCATCCGGATAGTACAGCGGTGGCGCCAGTGCTCCGAGCGAGAGGGACAGGCGGTTGCGCACCTGCACGTAGTCCGCGTACGGCAGCTGAGTGTTGTCGCCCAGCAGAAGCTCCTCTTCGGCAGCCTCGGTGCCGAACAGCTGGCGCTGGCTGCGACGCGTCTCGATCCAGAACTCGGCAAATGATGAAGCGTTGTCGGTGAAGTTTCTGTAGACTTCCTCTAGCGCCTCCGCGTAGAGGAATTTGTCCAACGGCCACACCACGGTGCGCACGTTCTCCAGCTTTTCTGCGGCGACTTGTATTGTCTTGTTGTCGAGCCATGAAGAAGCCTTCGTTTTCTCAATAGCAGTCTGCGAGGTTTTATCGCATGCAATACGTGAACAACATAGATCCGTCTTCAGTATTTCTGTACAAGCTCCACATATTTGCTTGCCACCTTCCTAGAATTTTTACAGGTGTGCTTAGAAGGGGCAGCCTAGAAATCTTAACCGACCGATCGGAGTTTCATCCTATTTCTGTGAAGAAGACGATGATCCACCAAAGCCGTTCTGAGCAACAAGTCTTTTGCTATCTTCGGCATCGCGCCCGATTTGGTTCTAACATTATCAAATCTCCCTGGTGCCCTTATATGGCGATCCTAAGTTACAGGGCCCATGACACGGACGTCTGACTATACTTAATTTATAACTGTAAGTGACAGTAGAGGATCCGATATCGCTGAATACTCACAAGAAAAAGTGCTATCGCCGCGCACATTTGAACTAAAATTTTAGTTTGGAGTGATGGGCTCTGAAGCAATCCCACCGACAGCGACCAGAATTTTCGCATTTTGCCGACTGACATTTGACGTCTTGAAATCAGGTATCACCACTGTGTCGTCCTCTTTGAAAAAGTTCAACACCACATCAGGCCTATTGCTCCACGCTCTCTGGCACACAGTGGCGCAGAAAGGGCGTCATCGTTCAACTGCGCCTGCAATTCCTTCACTGACAAATTAAAAGCAGCAGCAAACCACCGAGATGCACACGCAAAAACAAAGCGACGCATGGCGGCCATGTTGTATCTCCAGCTCCTGTTATCACATCCGGTGTTTGCAGTACTCAAAAGTAAGGCCTTCGACATAACCTTCTGTTACTCGAAGGAGCCGTTTCCGACAGTCGCTATTCATTTCGTCGCCACTCAGTGTCGCCACATTGATGTAATGTGAATTTGtgattttaaaaaaatttgaCAACAAAATTTCTACACCTCCGAATGCGCTCAAGATGTGCTGCCTTGCTGTGGCGCGCGTACGGTTTAACATGCAATACAAAATTTAGCCTTGAAAATTTGGTGTCAAGGCCCCTTTAAGAAACGCGAATCCGCAGTGTTTCTATTAGACACGTCGAAGCCTGCACCATGCATCAATTATTTGCTCAAGTGCAATCATCTGCCTTACGTGATTAAATTTTACATACAACGGTATTCGTGCAAAGCAGTAAGTGTTTCGTGGATATTTCTAATTTACAATACATAAAATAATCTCCCACATTCAAGGGTGGCATCATTCTATCACCTGAATCGCCCTGAATTGCACAACGAGAGAACACGCACAGTTGCACAGTGATTACTCACTGCAGAAACATCATGTGGCCCACTTTCTTGCTGAACTCCCGAAATTCAACCATGTCTCAAACATAGAATTATAATGGCAGTAGATTTCATAGGTAATTGCTCCAAGATATCACACTAAGGGCACGCTTTGCAGCGTACCTAAGGATCGTTCTTACGCGAGGCACTGAGCCTTCGCGCGTTAAAACGAGACGAGAGCCGCTGCAAAAGTTTATGCATGACGTGTACTAAAAACTTATCTGCATCATGCAAAGGCGTGCATAGTGCAAAAGACTTATGAGAAAATATCGTGCGGTGATCCTGCTTTCTTGCGAAGACACTAAACAAAAAGCTTTCATGTAACAGGAGTAATTGTCATCCCAAAGTGACTGACAACATAAAGCTCTTGCATCATACACGCTACAATCAAGGTGATCGACATATTAAAGCCTAATTAAGGAGCATGATGGATTAAGTCGATTTAGTTTATGCTTCGCTAGGTTAAGAGAGTGTGTGGACAACTTCTATACACATAAATACTTCGTGTCTTTGATAACATATGTTTTTCGCAGTGGTGCAGTTAATGGGATGGTAATGATTACTCTCCCGTTAACTCTGACCGCTCCcacatagaaaaaaagaaaaggctatGACAAGTAATCTTAAATCACGGTAATTTGAGAAGTCACAATAGCAGTCAATGGAAGAGGGAGGAAGAGTTAACAAATATATCCATTAGCCTTCATTTCTGCGGTTTGCAACAATAATCTACGCATcaagtttttattttttgtgcattAGTCCATCTCAGCCAAGTGAGAGGTGACCTTTAATCATTAGTTTTAAAATGCTGACTGATAAAACACGCCGcaggcacaaaagaaaaagaacgagcGATCGAAGCGATGACTTCCATTTCATGTGTTATTCTATGTGAATTTACTGCGATATCATATACCGCAAATACAGTAAAAATGTTATAGCTAGATGCTATAAAATGCCTGTGGCAATTACCTGCCTATTATCACACTCACCTGTACGACACCTGCTAGGTATTCATCGATGCGTTGCCGCTCGTCCTCTGTAAAATGTGCTACAGAGGCCATAGCGGCGACGAGGAGCTTGTAGCTTGGCTCGATCTGACCAGCGCAGAAGCGAGGCTGTTCTTTTTTAGCACGGTGCTCACTGCCGTGGAAGACCACCAGAATGCCTCTAGGGTAGGCCACCCCTGCATACGCTTGCACAAACAACCACGACAGGTGGCGCAGCAGAGCCTTGTCACCGACTTGGTTCATCAAACGCATGATATTTGTGAACTCAGCTATGTCGCTCACGAGCAGCAATTCATCCATTGTAACAGGTGGATCGATTTTCATCACTGCATTGAACATGTTCATTATGTGATTGCCAACATGGAAAGGAGAGCTGTGATCAAAGTCCCTTAGTgagaacaatgccggaatgcgtGCCTTGCAAGGGCACGACCGTACCAAGGTGTTGAAAACATCTTGAAGCATGTTATATGTAGTCCAGCATCTGTTGAACGTCGGGAGGGGTTCTTGTGTCGTTGGTAAAAAGCTTGAAGAGATCGTCGTAGACGCTCTGAAAGTACATCTTCGGTATCCCATTAATCTTAGCCTTCCAAAACAGCATATGCTCGTTAGGAGCAAGAAAGATTCGTCTTGGCTTTTCTTTAGGAATTGCCGAGAGCATCTTCAAGGTGAACCAGAGGTGCACGTTCCAGTTGAAAGAGAGGTCGAAGAGGACCTTGGCTGGAGGAACTAGTTCTTGCGGGTTCTTTGGCCAATCGATGCCGCGTGCACGCATGAATTCTTTCATGCGGCCGAGCTGCGACCATGTCTGCGTCGTGCAGCTTTCAAACATGGCTTCGATTTTCTTGCCTACGGGGAAGTGGTCAGCGCCCTTCGCAAGTGTCACCGGAAGTTTTTGCAGCCACGACAGGAACATATCAGACATCTCGGAGCGTGATAGGTAAAAATCCTTGTGAGGGGTCCAGCGCCTACAAACATGACCACCGAAGTCGTCACAAGGGTCCACGCGGTTGTCCAGCTGATGTTCAAGGCGATACCTGAGAATGAAGAAGAACAGTAGGCGGTAAATATTGAGCAGTACTCAAAGCATTTCCCACTGAATCAAGGATAATTGAATAGTCACTCTTAAGCTTGTGCACTCAAATGACTTTGTTCCCTTTCTCCAAGTTTGTTTTGTATCTTTGGTCATGTTCAAAAGAGCTAGCAGGTGCTTTCGTGCGTTTATCGAGAAAGCACGGATTGCAACTCCAGCTTTTTAAATTATGGACTGTTCCACCCCGTACAAGTACAGTCGACGTAGAAATATGTTAGCATCGAAACGTAGAAACGGTAAACATTCTCACAGCCTGTGAATGCCGCGGTGGTGAAGAAGAATGCATTCCGATAATTGTATAGCCTTAACAACATGGCTTGAGTAAAGACGGTATTTCGATAGCTGCGTAGTCGTAACAGAGGGTAAGATGTTCTGCTTCGCGCAGCTACATGCTCGAATAGTTTCGAAAATGTAAGTGTGCAAAATCGGTATTGCTCACTATTTAAAAGAGGGCCCAGGCACAGTCACACTTGCCGAAAACGTGACTATTCCACGCACAAACGTACAGTCATGCTCTCTAACGTAGCCAGCTGGCTCGAGAGAAGTTGCTTCGAACACGCGCATGCCACATTCGCTAGGAAAGTGTTTTCATTGTTCGAATTAATAGAAGACTCCTCATAACGTTAGACGACCGTCAAGATATGTCATTTCAAGCACTCATAAAATCAGATGAAAAGACAGCATTCTTTTTCCATGTGGTAGTTGTACAAGTATTTCCATCCTACCGATGTTTGTCGCAGCCCTCCGTCGTACAGATGATCAGAACTTGCTGCTTTCGTTTGGGGTACAGCAGTAAGACGGACGACAGAATGATCATGATGAACAATATGGTCATCACCGCCTTCATCTCGAATGACACTCGCGATTTCCTGATAGAGGGACTCTGGGGAGACTCAACCTGCAATAACAAGATAAGACTTAAATTTGTCGACGCTTGTTGAAGGTCCATAGTTCTAGACGTAGCCTAAAAAAATAGCAGCCTATGTAGCCTGTGTGTCGACCTCTTTCTAATGTTTGTACTTATTAAGGAGCAGCCCGGCACAACGTCCCGAAATGCATTCCGGATAACAAGGTGCACCAGAAACAATGCATCGCGCTTGTTCATGGCTCGAAGTTCAAGGCGCGTTGTACCATTTCAAGGACTATGAAGAAATTGCCGGTTACCACAGCGAAAAGTGCTTGCATTCGGCAAGTAATTATGCCAGATGATAACCTTTATGAATTCAGCAATAGGCTGAAAGCTAAAGAGCGCCATCTAAGGCAAGAACACAACACAGCTTATTCTCTCTCCTCGCTAAACTCACGAACATCATGGCAAGCTAGAAATATATGCTAGCAAGAAGAGTATTTTCCCCCTGCAAACAAAATAGAGAGAGGGAATAACGCTAGCCAGCAGAAAAAAAAggcgcactttcgcccgaaaggcgaagcatcaattgcgatagcaaattagtggagagctatacggagtaaggatagtagttttatcggctgtataaacttgggcacattcgcttactaactgaattgacaagcatggtgtcagcgcgcacaagataACACTCGGCGATCCCTCTCGACGACCGctgacaaccactgtcaaaacgctggcgtgagcaagcgcagcagcagcagcgagcgtaggttcgatcgcttcaacggaaactgagcggagaaGGCACAGCTATGATCGGTGCCTTCAccgcaagatacggtgcgggcgaccggcctCAGCCACTCAAGTGAGCAGTTGTGGGCAGAGTAGAAGACCCATCCCCTCACTCTCGCGTTGCctacccgctttcctcctttcgcgcgtgagactgagtcgccagttcccctcgcgccgttggtgccgcagcacgacAACGCCCCCCGTTCCTCCCTCCCAttccctcacggcctttcgcgcgacggccgcgtttgctctccgccatgcgttcgctctccgttaaggcgcgcgtccctcgcgcgctttcactcgcacatacaactgCTGTAGGGTCTTTTTTCTACTCGTTTTGATGTTCCCTGTGGGCTGTGCTGGTCACCGTAACTTTAAATAGCTTTGCGCGTTTATGATGAAACAAAAGCGCAGTGGCCCAAATGGATTCAAACCCCAGCCCCGTATAGTGTCAGTCGAGGTTTTACCTGTTAGTTGTTCTGCCGATGTTATACGAGAAAATGTTGCCCCAAGGTTGCGCGCTCAAAGCGCAGCCTTTTTCTGATCCAACACACATCTTGGAATTTGtgtaaagcgaagctttgatGAAGTGCTTAAAGATATGGTGTATATTTGCTGTATATGAGAAGGTAATGTACACAAGAATAAAAATGGATTGCAGCACAtatggcagacattgccaaatcatgaccggcagctTACCGGTACCGTTGAAAAGTggataatcattgcattctgtcGCTATTAGCATGTTGGCTATAATGTTGAAAGTTATTAAAGGAATGTTTAGAACTTAAGGACCACGCAACCAGCAAGCAATTGAAAAAAATTAGGCAGAACGTTAAGAAACAGAAAGATGGTGATGAGAATTAGAGAGCAAACTGAGGTAGCcaatattctggttgacattaccAAGATAAAATCGAACTGGGCGTAGGGGAGATATAACCGGTGGAATATTACAGTTACAAAATGAGTGCCAAGGCAAGTCAAGAGAAGTCATAGACTGAAGAGAGTTAGTTGGCAGATTAAGCTAGCAAATTGGGACGCAtgacttacccccgtattcagaaatggaTCTTAGCTTGAATCCCGTGCTTCGCTTGAGataaatgacgcctggcgtgaacgtgcccaaggcgctcattgcgtttcctttggTGCGTTCACAGCAGGAgccatttaaatcaagtcaagcgtgggcttcaagttagatgtatttctgaatacggggtttAGAATCGGCAAGCGCAGTACAGGGTGGGTTGATTGGCGATCGCTGGGAGTAGCGTTTGTCCTGCAGAGGACATTTAACTTgtctgacgatgatgatgatgatgttcacccAAAGAACAGTAGGCCTTTCTTTATAGAAAACACAATATTATAAGCGTCAGTCATGGCAATAATACTAAAGGCGCGGTGAACGAAAATATGCACCTAAACTAACCGTGGCTCATGTAGGCAGCGGCTAAAATGGCCACAATAGAGCAGTGTTGCTTGCACGTGCCATCATTCTGTCTATCTCCGTCTACctggctgcgcgcgcgcgcgtgtgtgtgtgtgtgtgtgtgtgtgtgtgtgtgtgtgtgtgtgtgtgtgtgtgtgtgtgtgtgtgtgtgtgtgtgtgtgtgtgtgtgtgtgtgtgtgtgtgtgtgtgtgtgtgtgtgtgtgtgtgtgtgtgtgtgtgtgtgtgtgtgtgtgtgtgtgtgtgtgtgtgtgtgtgtgtgtgtgtgtgtgtgtgtgtgtgtgtgtgtgtgtgtgtgtgtgtgtgtgtgtgtgtgtgtgtgtgtgtgaagcaaAGCGCGCTTGGAGCTTAACTCATCCATACTACTAATGCACCGAGCCACCACGTGCAATCACGGAAGCGAGGATAACCTCTCAGGCTGCAACAAACTAACATATAATCACTGGTGCGATATGCCCCAAGCAAATGCCGGACGCATAAACTTTTACATAGTGGATGCACCACAATAACGAATACAAGCGCCACCAAAGTAACAATGCCAGTTAAGTCAGTGTCCCGAGGCTATATATAGGTTTAAAAACTGAGGTCTTGCTTCAAGTTTCATTCCAAAAACGCTTTTACAGATGCAAAATACCTTGAACTTACATATACAGACACATTCGCATATGCACAAAGTGCAACAATAGAAAGAGCCTTAACATAAAGTCTGTAATCGCATTTGTGCTACGTGTGTAATATATGATATCCATTGTGGGACAAATGCAAGCTATAGTAAGTCTCAGTGAACGAATACATCATTTCAGAAGGAAGATATATATCTATTTCGAAGTCCAGTTGAAGAATGCTTATATTGCTAATGTCAAACACCCGGAGCTGCCTTTGCTACAAGTTTCAAAAGTCTGTTACCATGTCACGTGTGCCATTCACTCCGCAAAGCCTACAATACTGAACGCAGATTACCTTCCTTAAGATTGCGCTGATGCGTTCGCCACGGCTGATAGGGGAGACATCGCGCTCAATTTTGGTGGAGCACGCGCCTGTTTGAGGTTTAGTACAAAGAAACGGTGCGTATGAAACTAACTTGTCCGAATACATCAACCTGCGTGAAACGTGGAAATGTTATGCACTAGAGCCTTTCCAATCCTCTGAGCCTCTCAGCTTAAATTGAGTACATAGCTGTCTCTGAATGAACAATCTTCTGACCGACCGACCGATCACCCGACCAACCGATTGATTCATATCATATCTAAAAAAGGCTTTGCTTAACGCTCAGACTCCCTAAACTCGAAAGTATATCTACAATCAGTCGACACAGCGTTGCTCAGCATTCGTAGCGCAAGCTCAAAATTACAACTTTAATAAATAAATCCCAGGAGCACGCCCTTCTACTCGACTAGGTAAACTTCACATTTGATATACAATGGTACAAATAAGGGCTGCTTAGCACTTGCGCTCTCTAAATTGCGATATAATTTTACAAGAGAAACATAGTTATGATTAGTACATGGACTCCGTAACATTCAAAATACATCTACAATGTAGCCATTGAAAGCTTCGTAGTACTTTGACCCTTTAAGGTCCTATCTATATCTACAATGGAGCGAGACAGGACTACTTCGTACTTGGAGTCCGCAAGCTCGAAATATAACTACTATGAAGCTACAGAGCACTGCTTAGTAGTCGGACGCCATAAGCTTCAAAATATACCTACAATGACAATAAACAAATCTACATAGTACTCGAACTCGGTAAACTTAACCGTCTATATACATCCTAGCCACAGAGCGCTGGTAAGCACTTCGCATACTTCGCATGCTGGAAATTATTTCTACAAAAACAACAGTGTTCATTAGTCCTCAAGTTGATTAGTCCTCGGTCTCCATAACCTTAAAAGTGTATCTAAAATTAAGCCTCAGACTGATGCTCAGTACTTGCACACTATAAACTCATATGTATCTCTACAATAAAGCTGCAGAGGGCTGTTTAGTACTCGGATTCCGTAAGCTACTAAATGTATCCACAATGAGGTCGCTCTGTACTATTTAATACACTGACAACATAACATCTACAAGCTCGAAATTAAATTACAACAGAACTACCGAGAGCTGCTTCGTATTCCGACTTCGTAAAATTTAAAAAGTGGCGATATATTAGGCAATCACAAGAACAATGCGCACTATAAATGAGAAGGTTTCAATGCGTATGCGTTACG encodes the following:
- the LOC119459016 gene encoding endothelin-converting enzyme 1, whose amino-acid sequence is MDELLLVSDIAEFTNIMRLMNQVGDKALLRHLSWLFVQAYAGVAYPRGILVVFHGSEHRAKKEQPRFCAGQIEPSYKLLVAAMASVAHFTEDERQRIDEYLAGVVQTAIEKTKASSWLDNKTIQVAAEKLENVRTVVWPLDKFLYAEALEEVYRNFTDNASSFAEFWIETRRSQRQLFGTEAAEEELLLGDNTQLPYADYVQVRNRLSLSLGALAPPLYYPDGTKAMLHGGVLYLYARALISAIDNEGVKISPRGEIVSTWLSEEVQDTFEQRSLGCLPGNASIFPEVPAMEVAYEAFKRHVEENDAQLSEDLTEQKVFFITACLSSCAMTPADNLYGGDCNKAVMNFAPFAKAFACPVGSKMNPATKCSFFD